A stretch of Rhododendron vialii isolate Sample 1 chromosome 4a, ASM3025357v1 DNA encodes these proteins:
- the LOC131323872 gene encoding protein FAR1-RELATED SEQUENCE 5-like has product MYEIRERWIPVYMKQMFSTHMTSSQRAEISHAFFKYVSLNNSLYDFVTWFVMALSHTRHNELDLDHKDLNEKPQLITSFPMESTMSELYTLAIFNKFQDELFQIGAYMVKMTYEDEHYCFYIVERAKVSGFRVRNLLVNKSSEHVSCSCKLFECDGIPCRHLLAYFNRMQILDLPHEFILARQNKLFKFASSVIDDAVLTEDGSELLEEA; this is encoded by the exons ATGTACGAAATCCGTGAGAGATGGATTCCGGTATATATGAAACAGATGTTTTCCACCCATATGACTAGTAGTCAAAGAGCTGAGATTTCTCATGCTTTTTTCAAGTATGTTTCTTTAAATAATTCATTGTACGACTTTGTCACGTGGTTTGTTATGGCGCTTTCTCACACACGACATAATGAATTGGATTTGGATcataaagatctcaatgagaagCCACAATTGATAACATCGTTTCCCATGGAGTCCACAATGAGTGAGTTATATACATTGGCCATATTTAACAAGTTTCAAGATGAACTCTTTCAAATTGGGGCGTACATGGTTAAGATGACATATGAGGATGAACACTATTGTTTCTACATTGTTGAGAGGGCAAAGGTGAGTGGTTTTAGGGTTCGTAATCTTTTGGTAAATAAGTCATCAGAACATGTAAGTTGCAGTTGTAAGCTATTTGAATGTGACGGAATTCCATGTCGGCATTTGTTGGCTTACTTCAATAGAATGCAGATTCTTGATCTGCCTCATGAGTTCATTTTGGCAAG GCAAAATAAGCTCTTCAAATTTGCTTCTAGTGTAATTGATGATGCCGTATTAACTGAAGATGGAAGTGAGCTATTGGAAGAAGCTTAG